From a single Mycolicibacterium mengxianglii genomic region:
- a CDS encoding MCE family protein encodes MSDTESKRSHVRIAAAVLAAIIVAAVIFTYLGYTAAFTSTEKVTVLSPRAGLVMEQDAKVKYRGIQIGKVSSIEYAGEQAKLTLSVNSNELPYIPANAVVRIAGNTVFGAKSVEFVPPETPLGTGLQPGATVQASAVQLEVNTLFQTLTDVLHKVDPVNLNATMTALGEGLRGNGDDLGASLAGLNSYMAQLNPKLPTVQRDLQQAAQVADIYSDAAPDLVTVLDNAPTLSATIVDQQDNLNATLLAATGLANNGYDTLAPAAQDYIAAINRARAPLKVVGEYSPVIGCVLEGAGTAVDKFGPIIGGTRPGLFTSSNFLPGSPAYTYPESLPVVNASGGPNCRGLPNIPSKQQGGTWYRSPFLVTDNANVPYEPNTELQFDAPSTLQFLFNGAYAERDDY; translated from the coding sequence ATGTCGGATACGGAATCGAAGCGCAGTCACGTCAGGATCGCGGCGGCAGTGCTCGCCGCGATCATCGTGGCGGCGGTGATCTTCACCTACCTCGGCTACACCGCCGCGTTCACCTCCACCGAGAAGGTCACGGTGTTGTCCCCCCGGGCGGGTCTGGTGATGGAGCAGGACGCGAAGGTCAAGTACCGGGGCATCCAGATCGGCAAGGTCTCCTCCATCGAGTACGCCGGCGAACAGGCCAAGCTCACCCTGTCGGTCAACAGCAACGAGCTGCCCTACATCCCGGCCAACGCGGTGGTCCGCATCGCCGGCAACACCGTGTTCGGGGCCAAGTCGGTGGAGTTCGTTCCGCCGGAAACACCGCTGGGAACCGGGTTGCAGCCGGGCGCCACGGTTCAGGCGTCCGCGGTGCAGCTCGAAGTCAACACGTTGTTCCAGACCCTCACCGACGTCCTGCACAAAGTCGATCCCGTGAACCTCAACGCGACGATGACCGCACTCGGCGAGGGGTTGCGCGGCAACGGAGACGATCTCGGGGCAAGCCTGGCGGGGTTGAACAGCTATATGGCGCAGCTCAATCCGAAGTTGCCGACCGTGCAGCGCGACCTGCAGCAGGCGGCGCAGGTCGCCGACATCTACTCTGACGCCGCACCCGATCTGGTGACGGTGCTCGACAACGCTCCGACGCTGAGCGCGACGATCGTCGACCAGCAGGACAACTTGAACGCCACCCTGTTGGCGGCCACGGGACTGGCCAACAACGGTTACGACACCCTCGCACCGGCAGCTCAGGACTACATCGCGGCGATCAACCGGGCGAGGGCGCCGCTGAAGGTGGTCGGCGAATACTCACCGGTCATCGGCTGTGTGCTCGAGGGCGCGGGAACCGCGGTCGACAAGTTCGGTCCGATCATCGGCGGCACCCGCCCCGGACTGTTCACGTCGTCGAACTTCCTGCCTGGCAGCCCGGCGTATACCTACCCGGAGAGCTTGCCGGTGGTCAACGCCTCTGGCGGACCGAACTGCCGTGGCCTGCCGAACATTCCGAGCAAGCAACAAGGCGGCACCTGGTATCGCTCGCCATTCCTGGTGACGGACAACGCGAACGTGCCGTATGAGCCGAACACCGAGCTGCAGTTCGACGCCCCGTCCACACTGCAGTTCCTGTTCAACGGCGCATACGCCGAGCGGGACGATTACTGA